Proteins from one Luteibaculum oceani genomic window:
- a CDS encoding alanine dehydrogenase codes for MDSKFEALKALAREAVLIPQEQMEAIGTKKKKLFIGIPKECSLQEHRVALIPGAVSLLVNNGHRVVVESEAGKQLSFTDRDYSDAGAQIVYSLKEVYQADIILKVAPPSNDEIALMRPGQTLFSALQLNVQPKDCLKKLMDKGITAVAWEHIKDESSIYPVVRAMGEIAGNMSIQIAAEYLSNSKYGSAQLFGGISGVPPTEVVILGSGTVGEFATRAALGLGASVKVFDNSIYRLRRLQNDLGVRLYTSIIQPDILADALKTADVAIGAVRSPYGRTPCIVTDAMVRNMKNGSVIVDISIDQGGCFETSEVTTHDNPVFTKYGVIHYAVPNVASRVSKTASHALSNIFAPIVLNMSDSGGVMEYIKRDPGFRNGIYLYRGHLTNKVLGEAFSLPHQDLDLILPAL; via the coding sequence ATGGATAGCAAATTTGAAGCTTTAAAAGCTTTGGCCCGTGAAGCTGTATTAATACCCCAAGAACAAATGGAGGCTATTGGTACCAAAAAGAAGAAGTTGTTTATTGGAATTCCTAAAGAATGCTCGTTGCAAGAGCATAGGGTGGCGCTTATTCCGGGGGCGGTTAGTTTACTAGTAAATAACGGGCACCGCGTTGTGGTGGAATCCGAAGCTGGTAAACAGCTATCTTTTACCGATCGCGATTATTCCGACGCCGGAGCTCAGATAGTATATTCCTTAAAAGAGGTATATCAAGCTGATATCATCCTTAAAGTAGCACCTCCATCCAACGACGAAATTGCACTTATGCGGCCCGGGCAAACCTTGTTTTCCGCCCTGCAATTAAATGTTCAGCCTAAAGATTGTCTTAAGAAATTAATGGACAAGGGTATTACTGCCGTGGCTTGGGAACACATTAAAGACGAATCTTCAATCTACCCAGTAGTAAGAGCTATGGGGGAGATTGCTGGAAATATGTCTATTCAAATTGCTGCCGAATATTTAAGCAATTCTAAATACGGCTCTGCCCAGTTATTTGGAGGAATTTCAGGAGTACCCCCTACCGAGGTAGTAATTTTAGGTTCGGGAACGGTAGGAGAGTTTGCTACCAGAGCCGCGCTTGGTTTAGGAGCTTCTGTAAAGGTTTTCGACAATAGTATATATCGCCTTCGTAGGTTGCAAAATGATTTAGGAGTTCGCTTATACACCTCCATTATTCAACCCGATATCTTGGCAGACGCATTAAAAACTGCAGATGTTGCAATTGGTGCCGTTAGGTCTCCCTACGGCCGCACCCCATGCATAGTTACAGATGCTATGGTTCGAAATATGAAAAATGGCTCTGTAATCGTCGATATCAGTATAGATCAAGGTGGATGCTTTGAAACCAGTGAGGTTACCACTCACGATAATCCAGTATTTACCAAATACGGCGTAATCCATTATGCAGTGCCCAATGTAGCTTCTCGGGTATCTAAAACTGCTAGTCACGCATTAAGTAATATTTTTGCCCCCATTGTTTTAAATATGTCTGACTCTGGTGGAGTAATGGAGTACATAAAACGCGATCCTGGGTTTAGAAATGGAATTTACCTGTATCGTGGGCACCTTACCAATAAAGTATTGGGAGAAGCCTTTAGTCTTCCCCACCAAGATTTGGATTTAATTCTTCCTGCACTTTAA